A stretch of Methanosphaerula palustris E1-9c DNA encodes these proteins:
- a CDS encoding UbiA family prenyltransferase, producing the protein MRLSISTKIRASGDLIRMDLALGAGIFFVAGEILAIGGLPPVNQVLLGFLTLFFISGSANISNDYFDRDVDSVNLPTRPLPSGRISIPELWLLFLLFTAAGLTTAAFLGPLVLALVSVFWGIALLYNIRLKNFGFAGNLVVAVCVAMTVTLGGIAVGTINGVVLTFAALAFLFDLGEEIASDAMDVEGDQLRSSKSLAKRWGRTTAIRITGVMFAVFCLLTLLPFLMGWLGIDYLFLGAVMDLWTISCLWSLMRSRTEEEGREQIRRLYLAWGLFVIVFAITRIL; encoded by the coding sequence ATGCGGTTGAGCATCAGTACGAAGATTCGTGCATCTGGCGATCTCATCCGGATGGATCTTGCACTGGGGGCCGGGATCTTTTTTGTCGCCGGAGAGATTCTCGCCATCGGAGGGTTGCCCCCGGTGAACCAGGTGCTGCTCGGATTCCTGACGCTCTTCTTCATCTCCGGTTCTGCGAACATCTCCAATGATTACTTTGACCGGGATGTCGACAGCGTCAATCTGCCCACACGCCCCCTCCCCTCAGGTCGGATCTCCATTCCCGAACTGTGGCTCCTCTTCCTCCTCTTCACTGCGGCCGGGTTGACAACCGCGGCGTTTCTCGGTCCGCTGGTGCTGGCCCTGGTATCGGTCTTCTGGGGGATCGCACTCCTCTACAATATCAGACTCAAGAACTTTGGATTTGCCGGCAACCTGGTCGTGGCCGTCTGTGTTGCGATGACCGTGACGCTCGGGGGGATTGCGGTAGGAACGATCAACGGGGTCGTCCTTACCTTCGCAGCTCTGGCATTCCTCTTCGATCTCGGGGAGGAGATCGCATCGGATGCCATGGATGTCGAAGGGGACCAGCTCCGATCCTCGAAGAGTCTCGCAAAGAGATGGGGAAGGACCACGGCGATCAGGATCACCGGGGTGATGTTTGCCGTTTTTTGTCTGTTGACCCTGCTCCCCTTCCTGATGGGCTGGCTTGGGATTGACTACCTCTTCCTCGGAGCGGTCATGGACCTCTGGACGATCTCCTGTCTTTGGAGCCTTATGAGATCCCGGACAGAAGAAGAGGGCCGGGAACAGATCCGCCGGCTCTATCTCGCCTGGGGACTGTTCGTCATCGTATTTGCCATCACCAGGATCCTTTAA
- a CDS encoding PAS domain S-box protein codes for MKGVTMYRVLYVDDEPALLELGKIFLEMSGFITVETALSAQEGIQVLNRTVFDCIVSDYQMPGMDGLAFLKYLRGEHNGIPFILFTGRGREEVVIEAVNSGVDYYLQKGGDPTSQYVDLQHKIKLSIERRRTEDELKESRQQMTDIIDHLPDATCAVDLDGKIIAWNRAMEEMTGVQKEQILGTGDHSYALPFYGTRRPILLDLILRNDEETWKKYPNTFKEDNKLISEIYIPILYGGKGAYLWFIASPLYDTHGTVIGAIESIRDVTERKRQDHILHTQLDLGLALQSIRGLHDALEICLSAAIEISGMDAGGIYLVDEVHGSLDLAVSRNLGDEFVLSVSHYSADSPNTRIVMTGKPIYIQYKKTGIVHSPVQEQEGLKGLIIIPVMSMGRVIACINISSHIFDEIPANSHIGLETIATQIGAAIVRIQADEALAQSEQKYRNVVEDQTEFISRFLPDGTHVFVNEAYCRYFQKSSAEIIGTTFTPQQPAEDQKAVRQHIRGLTQEKPVATMEHRIVMPDGQIRWQQWSDRAIFDEDGDLVEYQSIGRDITDRKMAEDGLNTAYKQITATEEELREHYDKLKNSGDALRESEEKYRSILENIQDVYYRSDTAGNLILASPSAKQLLGYDLESEVKGKNIAQSLYYYPEEREKFLAELDSRGSVTDYEVTLKKRDGTPVPVSTSSHNYYDANGNRLGVEGIFRDITERKKMEDSLKANEENYRSLVDNLNVGVYRNTPEFPGRTIWANQAFVRILGYDSLPELLEHPVADIYANQDERKKIIQVLDTEGSVRDRELHLKKKDGTQIWVSINAQTKKKSDGTIEWIDGICDDITALKEAEEKGRRYQLEISRTIDYLPDAAFIINRKGTVIAWNRAIEEMTGVRAEEIVGRGDYEYAIPFHGHRRPILIDLIFALEDAVQKGDYVEIKRTGEILSVESPNLILKGKPSIVRAIAAPIYDESGNVAGAIETITDITELKRAQEDLRVSENRYHTIFENTGTATVLLEENTTISLANAEFERLSGYSREEIEGKMSWTEFVFHEDLERMFTQHHLRRERNETALRHYEFRFITKTGEIRSIVLTIDVIPGTTQSVASLMDITAEVRASDAVKLANKHSIS; via the coding sequence ATGAAGGGTGTGACCATGTACCGTGTCCTCTATGTTGATGATGAGCCGGCACTTCTGGAACTCGGGAAAATTTTTCTCGAGATGTCAGGTTTTATCACAGTAGAGACCGCCCTCTCCGCACAGGAGGGTATCCAGGTGCTGAACAGAACTGTCTTTGACTGTATCGTCTCCGATTACCAGATGCCAGGAATGGACGGTCTCGCATTTCTCAAATACTTACGAGGAGAGCATAACGGGATCCCGTTCATTCTCTTCACCGGCCGGGGACGTGAGGAAGTGGTGATCGAAGCGGTGAACAGTGGTGTGGATTATTACCTCCAGAAGGGTGGTGATCCCACGTCCCAGTATGTCGATCTGCAGCATAAGATCAAACTGTCGATAGAACGTCGACGTACTGAAGATGAACTGAAAGAATCCCGACAACAGATGACAGACATCATCGACCACCTGCCGGATGCCACCTGTGCCGTTGACCTGGATGGGAAGATTATCGCATGGAACCGGGCCATGGAGGAGATGACCGGGGTACAAAAAGAGCAGATACTGGGAACAGGGGATCATTCCTATGCTCTTCCATTTTACGGCACGAGAAGACCGATCCTCCTCGACCTCATATTAAGGAACGATGAAGAGACCTGGAAAAAATATCCAAATACCTTCAAAGAAGACAATAAACTGATCTCAGAGATCTATATTCCCATCCTCTATGGCGGAAAAGGTGCTTACCTCTGGTTTATCGCCTCTCCGCTCTATGATACGCACGGCACCGTCATTGGGGCAATTGAGTCCATCCGGGATGTCACCGAGCGGAAGCGGCAGGATCACATCCTCCATACCCAGCTGGACCTTGGTCTTGCACTCCAGTCGATCAGAGGGCTGCATGATGCGCTGGAGATCTGTCTATCTGCAGCGATTGAGATCTCCGGCATGGATGCCGGGGGCATCTATCTGGTCGATGAGGTGCATGGCTCTCTCGATCTCGCTGTTTCACGGAATCTCGGGGACGAGTTCGTACTAAGTGTCTCCCATTATTCGGCAGATTCCCCCAATACCCGGATAGTGATGACGGGAAAACCGATCTATATCCAGTACAAAAAAACAGGGATCGTCCATAGTCCAGTCCAGGAACAGGAAGGTCTGAAGGGGTTAATAATCATCCCGGTCATGTCCATGGGTAGGGTGATCGCCTGTATCAATATTTCCTCCCATATTTTTGACGAAATCCCGGCAAATTCCCATATTGGCCTTGAAACGATCGCTACCCAGATTGGGGCGGCCATCGTGCGAATCCAGGCGGACGAAGCGCTTGCACAGAGCGAGCAGAAGTACCGGAACGTGGTCGAAGACCAGACTGAATTTATCTCCCGTTTCTTACCGGATGGAACGCACGTCTTTGTCAACGAGGCATACTGCAGGTATTTCCAAAAGTCGTCTGCTGAGATCATCGGGACGACGTTCACTCCGCAACAGCCTGCAGAAGACCAGAAAGCGGTACGGCAGCACATCAGGGGATTGACACAGGAGAAGCCGGTAGCAACGATGGAACACCGGATCGTCATGCCGGACGGGCAGATCAGATGGCAGCAATGGAGTGACCGGGCGATCTTTGATGAGGATGGGGATCTTGTAGAATACCAGTCAATCGGACGGGACATCACCGATAGGAAGATGGCCGAGGACGGACTGAATACCGCCTATAAGCAGATCACGGCAACAGAAGAAGAGTTGCGTGAACACTATGACAAACTGAAAAATAGTGGGGATGCACTCCGTGAGAGTGAAGAGAAATACCGGAGCATTCTAGAAAATATTCAGGATGTCTACTACCGAAGCGACACTGCGGGAAACCTCATACTGGCAAGCCCCTCTGCAAAACAACTGTTAGGGTACGACTTAGAATCAGAGGTGAAAGGGAAGAATATTGCGCAGTCTCTCTATTACTATCCGGAAGAACGCGAAAAATTCCTTGCAGAACTGGACAGCAGGGGATCAGTCACCGATTATGAAGTCACGTTGAAAAAGAGGGACGGAACACCGGTACCTGTCTCCACGAGCAGTCATAACTACTATGATGCAAACGGCAATCGCCTCGGTGTTGAGGGAATCTTCCGGGACATCACAGAACGTAAGAAGATGGAAGATTCGCTCAAAGCAAATGAGGAGAACTACCGATCTCTGGTTGATAACCTCAATGTGGGGGTCTACCGGAACACCCCAGAATTCCCTGGCAGGACGATCTGGGCGAACCAGGCATTTGTCAGGATACTTGGATATGATTCTTTACCTGAACTGTTGGAACACCCGGTCGCCGATATCTATGCCAATCAGGATGAGCGGAAAAAGATCATTCAGGTCCTGGATACAGAGGGTTCTGTCAGGGACAGGGAACTGCACCTGAAGAAGAAAGACGGTACGCAGATCTGGGTTTCAATCAATGCACAGACAAAAAAGAAGTCGGATGGGACGATTGAATGGATTGACGGGATCTGTGACGATATCACTGCATTAAAGGAAGCAGAGGAGAAGGGCAGGCGATATCAACTCGAGATATCAAGGACCATTGATTACCTGCCTGATGCCGCCTTTATAATCAACCGGAAGGGAACGGTTATTGCATGGAACCGGGCGATTGAAGAGATGACCGGGGTCAGAGCAGAGGAGATCGTCGGCAGGGGAGACTATGAATATGCCATCCCGTTTCATGGACACCGCCGGCCGATCCTGATCGATCTTATCTTTGCATTAGAGGATGCAGTACAAAAAGGAGATTACGTTGAGATAAAACGGACCGGGGAGATCCTCTCCGTCGAGAGTCCCAATCTGATACTCAAAGGTAAACCTTCGATTGTAAGGGCCATTGCAGCTCCGATCTATGACGAATCCGGAAATGTCGCTGGTGCCATCGAAACGATCACTGATATCACCGAATTAAAACGGGCTCAGGAAGATCTTCGGGTGTCGGAGAACAGATATCATACCATCTTTGAGAACACCGGAACTGCTACCGTCCTCCTTGAGGAGAACACCACAATATCCCTGGCCAATGCTGAATTCGAGCGACTGTCTGGATATTCAAGAGAGGAGATTGAGGGGAAAATGAGCTGGACTGAATTTGTTTTTCACGAGGATCTTGAGAGAATGTTCACCCAGCACCACCTGCGTCGGGAGAGGAATGAGACTGCCCTGAGACATTACGAGTTCCGGTTTATTACAAAGACAGGTGAGATCCGCAGTATCGTCCTGACCATTGATGTAATTCCGGGCACGACGCAGTCTGTTGCTTCCTTAATGGATATCACCGCCGAGGTCCGTGCATCGGACGCCGTGAAACTGGCGAACAAACACTCGATCTCATAA
- a CDS encoding carbohydrate-binding protein has protein sequence MDQISSTRRRPCALAPAVILLLVLCLLAGGAQAATDPMDTAANATIEPTPVQVPAAKVLAPYSGIHTVPGQVQAEDYDLGGEGIAYHDTTPGNEGGVYRQDDVDIETAGGITDIGWIRSGEWLAYTVNTTTPQTVVLRLSAANPDATIKRVTISTNGTTAGTIDLRPTGSFNTFLIHDSTPFSLPAGATTVRLLFDGIARVNLDYLDFELPATQEPTPVPTPTPELLISTPGLHTLGGDLSADGIGVLITSSDVILDGMGHSIVGTSANGSIGVYATSLATPTSSGPITNVTVRNLSVRHWDEGIQVGEASETVVEEVVAEQNRIGLSYGPQGGITHDHVVRNSVLRENTNLGLDLSYPAGGFAVERCSITGNSVGINADMVRSSERTTNHLADCDVSENAGDGLTSKDGSFVVVQNCTFRANGGNGLEFEHGGAEIVGNHIEENAGDGVHASDRGGSNIHGNWITGNGRGIVVGGDWGSRVRNNYLNNTNNGFFGAVEAGMMNYEKTGGANIVGGPYLGGNFWASPNGTGFSETHPDADHDGICDVPYVVNAEDGVTDFLPLAPSPGTPVIAPAPYTQHLVPGRIEAEDYDLGGEEIAYHDTTPGNTGGAYRQDDVDIETTGGITYVGGIQDGEWLIYTLNVPEGGAYLMTARVATPNEGLMARISVNSETMFALIRFPETGSFTTYTTVEAKYIYLPAGNTTVRLTFQGDGLNLDWIAFSPQDIVTPTPKPLVAVPGGAGTPSDTNADGKYDDVNGDGRSDFNDVVLFFNQMDWIAENEPVAGFDFSGNGQIDFNDVVWLFNNFDAPPVRTYNVTAVAIGPGTITPSGRISVPEGENVTFIMTHENAMPTPYSTQSGYGSGNLVLVDPAMTPTPFPEPEPGAPWVPNPSTFTPSYTLYDVRSDHTVYSSFYYVMIVA, from the coding sequence ATGGACCAGATCTCATCCACACGGAGGCGCCCCTGCGCCCTGGCACCGGCGGTCATACTGCTGCTGGTGCTCTGCCTGCTCGCCGGAGGTGCACAGGCCGCGACCGATCCCATGGACACGGCCGCGAACGCGACGATCGAGCCGACGCCGGTTCAGGTGCCGGCTGCAAAAGTTCTCGCTCCCTACTCGGGCATCCACACCGTCCCGGGTCAGGTTCAGGCCGAGGACTACGATCTCGGCGGCGAGGGGATCGCCTACCACGACACCACCCCCGGCAATGAAGGGGGAGTCTACCGGCAGGACGATGTCGACATCGAGACCGCCGGCGGGATCACCGATATCGGCTGGATCCGTTCCGGCGAATGGCTCGCCTACACCGTGAACACGACCACGCCACAGACCGTCGTCCTCCGGCTCTCGGCCGCGAACCCGGACGCGACCATAAAGCGGGTCACCATCTCGACGAATGGCACGACCGCCGGGACGATCGATCTCCGGCCGACCGGGTCCTTCAACACCTTCCTCATCCACGACTCGACACCCTTTTCGCTCCCCGCGGGAGCGACCACGGTCAGGCTCTTGTTCGACGGTATCGCACGGGTCAACCTCGATTACCTCGACTTCGAGCTGCCGGCGACGCAGGAACCGACACCCGTCCCGACACCGACGCCGGAACTCCTCATCTCCACACCCGGCCTCCACACTCTCGGCGGTGACCTCTCGGCCGACGGGATCGGGGTCCTGATCACGAGTTCGGACGTCATCCTCGACGGCATGGGCCACAGTATCGTGGGAACCAGCGCGAATGGCTCGATCGGCGTCTACGCCACCAGCCTCGCCACCCCGACGTCGTCCGGCCCCATCACGAACGTCACCGTCCGGAACCTTTCCGTCCGCCACTGGGACGAGGGGATCCAGGTCGGCGAAGCATCGGAGACCGTGGTCGAGGAGGTCGTCGCCGAGCAGAACCGCATCGGGCTCAGTTATGGCCCCCAGGGGGGGATCACTCATGACCACGTCGTCCGCAACTCCGTCCTTCGGGAGAACACCAATCTCGGGCTTGACCTCTCCTACCCGGCCGGGGGCTTCGCGGTCGAACGGTGCTCGATTACTGGAAACAGCGTGGGTATAAACGCCGATATGGTCAGGTCGAGCGAGCGCACCACAAACCACCTTGCCGACTGCGACGTCTCGGAGAACGCCGGCGACGGCCTCACCAGCAAGGACGGCTCCTTCGTGGTCGTCCAGAACTGCACCTTCCGTGCCAACGGCGGCAACGGCCTGGAGTTCGAGCACGGCGGTGCCGAGATCGTCGGCAATCACATCGAAGAGAACGCCGGCGACGGCGTGCATGCGTCCGATCGCGGCGGGTCAAATATCCATGGCAACTGGATCACTGGCAACGGCCGGGGGATCGTCGTCGGCGGCGACTGGGGGTCCCGCGTCCGGAACAACTATCTGAACAACACTAACAACGGCTTTTTCGGGGCAGTCGAGGCCGGGATGATGAACTACGAGAAGACAGGTGGCGCGAACATCGTCGGCGGCCCGTACCTGGGCGGCAACTTCTGGGCCAGCCCGAACGGCACCGGTTTCTCGGAGACCCACCCGGACGCTGACCACGACGGCATCTGCGACGTCCCCTACGTCGTCAATGCGGAGGATGGCGTCACCGACTTCCTGCCGCTCGCACCGTCGCCCGGCACGCCGGTGATCGCTCCGGCCCCGTACACGCAGCACCTGGTCCCCGGCAGGATCGAGGCCGAGGACTACGACCTCGGCGGGGAGGAGATCGCCTACCACGATACCACGCCCGGCAACACCGGTGGGGCATACCGCCAGGACGACGTCGACATCGAGACCACCGGCGGGATCACCTATGTTGGCGGAATCCAGGACGGCGAGTGGCTCATCTACACGCTGAACGTCCCAGAGGGCGGGGCCTACCTTATGACCGCCCGTGTCGCGACCCCGAACGAAGGATTGATGGCGAGGATCTCGGTCAACTCGGAGACGATGTTCGCTCTCATCAGATTCCCGGAGACCGGGTCGTTTACGACCTACACGACGGTGGAGGCAAAGTACATTTACCTGCCGGCCGGGAATACCACCGTACGGCTGACCTTCCAGGGCGACGGTCTGAACCTCGACTGGATCGCGTTCTCACCGCAGGATATCGTCACGCCAACACCGAAACCGCTCGTCGCTGTCCCCGGCGGCGCCGGCACCCCCTCTGATACGAACGCCGACGGGAAATATGATGATGTGAACGGCGACGGGAGATCTGACTTCAATGACGTGGTCCTCTTCTTCAACCAGATGGACTGGATCGCTGAGAATGAGCCGGTCGCCGGATTCGACTTCAGCGGGAACGGACAGATCGATTTCAATGACGTGGTATGGCTCTTCAACAACTTCGACGCCCCGCCGGTCAGAACCTATAATGTCACGGCCGTTGCGATCGGCCCAGGCACGATCACGCCCTCAGGGAGGATCTCGGTTCCGGAGGGTGAGAACGTCACCTTCATTATGACGCACGAAAACGCCATGCCGACGCCGTACAGCACCCAGAGCGGCTATGGTAGCGGTAATCTCGTGCTCGTGGACCCAGCCATGACACCGACGCCGTTTCCAGAGCCGGAGCCAGGGGCCCCATGGGTACCCAATCCGAGTACCTTCACGCCATCGTACACCCTGTATGACGTCCGGTCTGACCATACCGTCTACAGTAGTTTCTACTATGTGATGATCGTCGCCTGA
- a CDS encoding glycosyl hydrolase family 28-related protein: MKKHLLILTLITAILLIGLVGSVSAARTPVAQFTASSIIGTAPLTVHFTDLSTGNPTAYAWKFGDGTTSSTKNPTHVYKTAGKYTVTETVQNRAGSTTIVKTGYITVVTPKTTVVPTTVATPVPTAIPTTVATPVPTAIPTTVATPVPTAIPTTVATIGPVTSAIEASAYANAAYTQGNARLAQMQQAYQAWVVPSRPDLVKIATNARTSGLKGDGVTDDTAALQSLLTNLPSGSTIYFPPGHYRIDGPISINKPFTLFGESGTVFDCEKATQYVFTLNAKGTSASPMTGMTITGIVFEGPGIETNPAMIDAYYLQNFHVSYVKFHNIGYAAIRVNTCTDVTIEKSIFDNVFQTGLGYGVSITDHSDLISIHDNFFVTKGRHSVTTGTSQTDLPVASYVQRVTVENNYFENTTEGAIDAHKPTTGPYVIRGNVMNNCVKGVELGSGTAQISDNVIVNCKGGVVLTNAYADPNNLPAKVDQIVDNTMINILYEAIDVDRTNVLIQGNVAKGTGNGGTGIYLEPYVPNVCNIDGNVIDSYARGFQASTPSSTISLVNNFLKSSGSYINF; this comes from the coding sequence ATGAAAAAGCATCTCTTAATACTCACCCTGATTACCGCAATCCTGCTGATTGGATTGGTCGGATCAGTCAGTGCTGCAAGAACGCCCGTTGCTCAATTCACGGCCAGTTCTATCATCGGGACAGCCCCATTGACAGTTCATTTCACTGACCTGTCAACCGGAAATCCAACTGCATATGCCTGGAAGTTCGGCGATGGAACCACATCGAGTACAAAAAACCCAACGCATGTCTACAAGACCGCAGGTAAGTACACCGTCACTGAGACTGTCCAGAATCGTGCTGGGTCAACCACCATCGTAAAGACTGGATATATCACCGTTGTAACACCCAAAACAACAGTTGTTCCAACCACGGTAGCTACACCCGTTCCAACTGCAATCCCAACCACGGTCGCCACACCCGTTCCAACTGCAATCCCAACCACGGTAGCTACACCCGTTCCAACTGCAATCCCAACCACGGTAGCCACGATTGGCCCTGTCACCAGTGCCATTGAGGCATCAGCATATGCGAATGCCGCCTACACTCAGGGGAATGCCCGCCTTGCGCAGATGCAGCAGGCCTATCAGGCATGGGTTGTTCCCTCTCGACCGGACCTCGTTAAGATTGCCACGAATGCCAGAACATCAGGGCTGAAAGGCGATGGTGTCACCGATGATACTGCTGCCCTCCAGTCGCTCCTCACCAACCTCCCATCCGGGTCGACGATCTACTTCCCTCCCGGTCATTACCGGATCGATGGACCCATCAGCATCAACAAGCCCTTCACCCTGTTCGGTGAATCGGGAACCGTGTTCGACTGTGAAAAAGCGACACAGTATGTCTTCACCCTGAATGCCAAAGGCACGTCCGCTTCGCCGATGACGGGCATGACCATCACCGGAATCGTCTTTGAAGGTCCCGGGATTGAAACCAACCCGGCGATGATTGATGCATATTATCTCCAGAACTTCCATGTATCCTATGTAAAGTTCCATAATATCGGGTATGCAGCAATCCGAGTGAACACCTGCACCGATGTCACGATTGAAAAGTCAATCTTCGATAATGTGTTCCAGACCGGACTGGGATATGGGGTCAGCATCACCGACCACAGCGATCTGATCTCTATTCACGACAACTTCTTTGTCACCAAGGGAAGGCACAGTGTCACAACCGGAACCAGTCAAACCGACCTGCCGGTGGCATCTTATGTTCAGAGAGTCACTGTCGAGAACAATTATTTCGAGAACACAACAGAGGGGGCAATCGATGCCCATAAACCGACCACTGGACCCTATGTCATAAGGGGTAATGTCATGAACAACTGTGTCAAGGGGGTAGAACTCGGCAGTGGTACGGCACAGATCAGCGACAATGTGATCGTAAACTGCAAAGGTGGCGTTGTATTAACGAACGCATACGCCGACCCAAATAATCTGCCAGCCAAAGTTGATCAGATTGTTGACAATACCATGATCAATATCCTCTATGAAGCCATAGATGTCGACCGGACCAATGTCCTCATTCAGGGGAATGTTGCGAAAGGCACGGGTAACGGCGGGACTGGGATCTACCTCGAACCCTATGTCCCGAACGTCTGCAATATCGACGGGAATGTAATTGATAGTTACGCTCGCGGATTCCAGGCAAGTACGCCCAGCTCAACAATTTCACTGGTGAACAACTTCCTCAAGAGCAGTGGAAGTTATATTAATTTCTAA